The Streptomyces sp. NBC_00162 genome window below encodes:
- a CDS encoding urease subunit beta produces the protein MWVRDPDANHELNSQGAKAVLYVINVGDRDIQIGSHIHLADVNEDLLFFTDKNAAAQAEEALTDRQLSRPEQIAEARRFAHDRSKTPGRAPWGFRLDVAPGDSKRFSPENAPSDKIEVVEMGGKRRVPGLRKDKPASDVDLD, from the coding sequence GTGTGGGTCAGGGATCCGGATGCGAACCACGAGCTCAACTCCCAGGGCGCCAAGGCCGTTCTCTACGTGATCAACGTCGGTGACCGCGACATCCAGATCGGTTCGCACATCCATCTGGCCGATGTCAACGAGGACCTGTTGTTCTTCACTGACAAGAACGCTGCCGCTCAGGCTGAGGAGGCTCTGACGGACCGACAGCTCTCGCGGCCTGAGCAGATCGCCGAGGCCCGCCGGTTCGCGCACGACCGGTCGAAGACGCCGGGAAGGGCCCCCTGGGGATTCCGTCTCGATGTGGCTCCGGGGGATTCGAAGCGGTTCAGCCCCGAGAACGCTCCCAGCGACAAGATCGAGGTCGTGGAGATGGGCGGGAAGCGCCGCGTTCCGGGCCTGCGCAAGGACAAGCCAGCCAGCGACGTCGACCTCGACTGA
- a CDS encoding FAD-dependent monooxygenase: MTETVYPDVPVLVVGGGSVGLLTAALLTHHGVPAVLIERRSGPSVHPRATGIGPRTVEVLRELGLDTAVDAVAVDLRGAVGKAVARTVVEMGAGDVATVPMPTPSADELDVTPFRLRGVCAQDRLDAVVAADLARRGADLRWSTRLVGIAQDADGVDVELEGPDGRYSLRCTRVVAADGTHSTVRTALGVGTCGPGDLGKSMINILFRADLRPHLRGMSFATCTITTPEAPGLLATVDGETNWVFHVSCDVDGGERPEDFTHERCAALVRLAVGDPDLDVEVRSVLPWRPRSAAAESFAVGRVFLVGDAAHTVSPLGAFGLNTGVADAHNLAWKLAGVHQGEAGAGLLDTYAHEREPVAAATLDQAMRRLADPELHWGRGPEADAARAAAGVWAAPVVHLGQRYDSAAVVDPRPELPSTVDLVLDGSPGSRVPHAWIDGVSTLDLVASRWTLLVGAAGERWLTAAADVGLPAHRVAVSWLPDEGALLVRPDGIVAMRATASATDPARFLTEVLDQVLARPVPVPRT; this comes from the coding sequence ATGACGGAGACAGTGTATCCAGACGTACCGGTGCTCGTGGTCGGAGGCGGCAGCGTCGGCCTGCTCACCGCGGCGCTGCTCACCCACCACGGTGTCCCCGCGGTGCTCATCGAACGCCGGTCCGGGCCGTCGGTGCACCCACGCGCCACCGGCATCGGACCGCGCACCGTCGAGGTCCTCCGCGAACTCGGACTCGACACCGCCGTCGACGCCGTCGCGGTCGACCTCCGGGGCGCCGTGGGCAAGGCGGTGGCGCGGACCGTCGTCGAGATGGGCGCGGGCGACGTCGCGACCGTGCCCATGCCGACCCCGTCCGCCGACGAACTGGACGTGACGCCGTTCAGACTGCGCGGCGTCTGCGCCCAGGACCGGCTCGACGCCGTCGTGGCAGCCGACCTGGCACGCCGCGGAGCGGACCTGCGCTGGTCGACCCGCCTGGTCGGCATCGCTCAGGACGCCGACGGGGTCGACGTCGAACTGGAGGGACCCGACGGCCGCTACTCGCTGCGGTGCACGCGCGTAGTCGCCGCCGACGGCACGCACAGCACCGTGCGGACCGCGCTCGGTGTGGGCACCTGCGGGCCGGGCGACCTGGGCAAGTCGATGATCAACATTCTGTTCCGCGCCGACCTGCGACCGCACCTGCGGGGAATGTCCTTCGCGACCTGCACGATCACCACGCCGGAGGCGCCCGGCCTGCTGGCCACCGTGGACGGCGAGACGAACTGGGTCTTTCACGTCTCCTGCGACGTCGACGGCGGCGAACGGCCCGAGGACTTCACGCACGAGCGCTGCGCTGCGCTCGTCCGCCTGGCAGTCGGCGATCCCGACCTCGACGTCGAGGTGCGCAGCGTGCTCCCGTGGCGGCCCCGGAGCGCAGCGGCCGAAAGCTTCGCCGTCGGCCGCGTGTTCCTGGTGGGCGACGCCGCGCACACCGTGTCGCCCCTGGGCGCCTTCGGCCTCAACACCGGGGTCGCCGACGCGCACAACCTGGCGTGGAAGCTGGCCGGCGTCCACCAAGGCGAGGCCGGTGCCGGGCTGCTCGACACCTACGCGCACGAACGGGAACCGGTCGCCGCGGCGACGCTGGACCAGGCGATGCGCAGGCTCGCCGACCCGGAGCTGCACTGGGGACGCGGACCCGAAGCCGACGCCGCCAGGGCGGCGGCGGGGGTGTGGGCGGCGCCGGTCGTGCACCTCGGTCAGAGGTACGACTCGGCCGCCGTTGTCGACCCGCGGCCGGAACTCCCGTCCACAGTGGACCTGGTGCTGGACGGGTCGCCGGGTTCACGGGTGCCCCACGCGTGGATCGACGGGGTTTCCACGCTCGACCTGGTGGCGTCCCGGTGGACCCTGCTGGTGGGCGCCGCCGGCGAGCGCTGGCTCACCGCCGCGGCGGACGTCGGACTCCCCGCGCATCGCGTCGCGGTCTCGTGGCTCCCCGACGAAGGGGCCCTGCTCGTCCGTCCGGACGGGATCGTCGCGATGCGCGCCACCGCGTCGGCGACGGATCCGGCGCGGTTCCTCACCGAGGTCTTGGACCAGGTGCTGGCCAGGCCGGTCCCGGTGCCGAGAACCTGA
- a CDS encoding FG-GAP repeat domain-containing protein → MLTLYEAGVKNTSAPLWSGGGWQKYNRLIATGDITGDRRPDLLARDPAGDLWLYTGTGTVSKPFNSRVKVGSGWGIYDQVVGANDVDGDGIGDVLTRNLAGELWFHKGAGSATAPLKPAVKVGTGWNTYNVITGSDDGDGDGRSDLLARNHDGVEYWFKSIGGGKFAAPAYFGSGYELNKFIVGAGTTSLFGKGQNVMTQADNVLVKYHALANSAYYSPPYEVGKETPGSRNTYATGLNSHNHASYVQNIGTDLYVRGVKVSTSWNYTMMAGPGDLTGDGKGDLVSRDSAGVLWLHPGDGLPYTKFGTRIKVGTGWNAYNALVGAGDYSGDGRPDLLARDTAGGLFLYKGTGTASAPFAAREQVGSGFNQYDTLFVPGDINGDSKGDLMARLPGGDVYTYTSTGKTGTATFAPRVKFGTGWNIYKNML, encoded by the coding sequence GTGCTCACGCTCTACGAGGCGGGCGTGAAGAACACCTCGGCGCCCCTGTGGTCCGGCGGCGGCTGGCAGAAGTACAACCGCCTCATCGCCACCGGCGACATCACCGGCGACCGCCGCCCCGATCTGCTGGCCCGGGACCCCGCCGGTGACCTGTGGCTGTACACCGGAACCGGGACGGTCAGCAAGCCCTTCAACTCCCGGGTCAAGGTCGGCTCCGGCTGGGGGATCTACGACCAGGTCGTGGGCGCCAACGACGTCGACGGCGACGGCATCGGCGACGTCCTCACCCGCAACCTGGCCGGCGAACTGTGGTTCCACAAGGGAGCCGGCAGCGCCACCGCCCCGCTCAAGCCCGCCGTCAAGGTCGGTACCGGCTGGAACACGTACAACGTGATCACCGGCTCGGACGACGGCGACGGCGACGGCCGCAGCGACCTGCTCGCCCGCAACCACGACGGCGTGGAGTACTGGTTCAAGTCGATCGGCGGCGGCAAGTTCGCCGCACCCGCCTACTTCGGCAGCGGCTACGAACTCAACAAGTTCATCGTCGGCGCGGGCACCACATCGCTCTTCGGCAAGGGCCAGAACGTGATGACCCAGGCCGACAACGTCCTGGTCAAGTACCACGCCCTGGCCAACAGCGCCTACTACTCGCCGCCGTACGAGGTCGGGAAGGAGACGCCCGGCTCCCGCAACACGTACGCCACAGGCCTCAACAGCCACAACCACGCCAGCTACGTGCAGAACATCGGCACCGACCTCTACGTCCGCGGCGTGAAGGTCAGTACGTCGTGGAACTACACCATGATGGCCGGCCCCGGCGACCTCACCGGCGACGGGAAGGGCGACCTGGTCAGCCGTGACTCCGCCGGCGTCCTGTGGCTGCACCCCGGCGACGGCCTGCCGTACACGAAGTTCGGCACGCGCATCAAGGTCGGCACCGGCTGGAACGCCTACAACGCGCTCGTCGGCGCGGGCGACTACTCCGGGGACGGGCGGCCCGACCTGCTCGCCCGGGACACCGCCGGCGGTCTCTTCCTCTACAAGGGCACCGGCACGGCCAGCGCGCCGTTCGCCGCCCGGGAGCAGGTCGGCAGCGGCTTCAACCAGTACGACACGCTGTTCGTCCCGGGTGACATCAACGGCGACAGCAAGGGCGACCTGATGGCCCGACTCCCGGGAGGCGACGTGTACACGTACACCTCGACGGGCAAGACCGGCACCGCGACCTTCGCCCCCCGGGTGAAGTTCGGCACCGGGTGGAACATCTACAAGAACATGCTCTGA
- a CDS encoding cupin domain-containing protein yields the protein MTIKDIGPEPQSFDLEKATLENTDYRAVAWSGKYLQLTLMSIPVGEDIGLEAHPETDQFLRLDAGRGRVQMGRTKDRLDFDREVEDGWAIFVPAGTWHNVTNIGDETLQLYAVYAPVHHASGKIHATAVEAERDEDSGKDEPPSWSVQPAQQPSDEHA from the coding sequence ATGACCATCAAGGACATCGGGCCGGAACCTCAAAGTTTCGACCTCGAGAAGGCGACGCTCGAGAACACGGACTATCGCGCGGTCGCCTGGTCTGGGAAGTACCTTCAGTTGACCCTCATGTCGATCCCGGTGGGTGAGGACATCGGCTTGGAGGCGCACCCGGAGACTGACCAGTTCCTACGACTCGACGCAGGCCGGGGCCGCGTCCAGATGGGTCGCACGAAGGATCGACTCGACTTCGACCGGGAGGTCGAGGATGGCTGGGCGATCTTCGTGCCCGCCGGCACTTGGCACAACGTCACCAACATCGGTGATGAGACCCTGCAGCTCTACGCCGTATACGCGCCGGTCCACCACGCGTCGGGCAAGATCCATGCGACAGCCGTCGAGGCGGAGCGCGACGAGGACTCAGGCAAGGACGAGCCGCCAAGCTGGTCGGTCCAGCCTGCCCAGCAGCCATCGGACGAGCACGCCTGA
- the ureG gene encoding urease accessory protein UreG, whose protein sequence is MRLGVAGPVGTGKSSLIATLCQALSGELRLGVITNDIYTDEDARFLKSAGVLDPERIRPVETGACPHTAIRDDVTANLLAAEDLEADFGSLDLVIIESGGDNLTATFSPALVDAQLFVLDVAGGGDVVRKGGPGIARADLLVINKTDLGEHVGVDVERMAREGREARAGGPVVALSRHDAASIRMLTGWVRETLAHYRTGDHTPVDPGPMAPHFHAGQNGHLHTHADGTTHSHDHAPAEAGQGT, encoded by the coding sequence ATGCGCCTGGGCGTAGCCGGTCCCGTCGGCACCGGCAAGAGCTCGCTGATCGCGACGCTGTGCCAGGCCCTCTCCGGTGAACTGCGCCTGGGTGTCATCACGAACGACATCTACACCGACGAGGACGCGCGCTTCCTCAAGAGCGCCGGGGTGCTGGACCCCGAGCGGATCCGCCCGGTGGAGACGGGCGCGTGCCCGCACACGGCGATCCGCGACGACGTGACCGCCAATCTGCTGGCGGCCGAGGACCTGGAGGCCGACTTCGGCTCCCTGGACCTGGTCATCATCGAGTCCGGCGGCGACAACCTCACCGCGACCTTCTCCCCTGCGCTGGTCGACGCCCAGCTGTTCGTCCTGGACGTCGCCGGCGGCGGTGACGTCGTACGCAAGGGCGGTCCCGGCATCGCCCGCGCCGACCTGCTCGTGATCAACAAGACCGACCTGGGCGAGCACGTGGGCGTGGACGTCGAGCGCATGGCACGCGAGGGCCGCGAGGCCCGCGCCGGCGGCCCGGTGGTCGCACTGTCCCGGCACGACGCGGCGTCCATCCGGATGCTGACCGGCTGGGTCCGCGAAACTCTCGCCCACTACCGCACCGGCGACCACACCCCCGTCGACCCCGGCCCGATGGCCCCGCACTTCCACGCCGGCCAGAACGGTCACCTGCACACCCACGCCGACGGCACCACCCACTCGCACGACCACGCTCCAGCGGAAGCCGGGCAAGGCACGTGA
- a CDS encoding Dyp-type peroxidase — translation MRDLPQPVLSPLTAASLFLVLTVDPGGEPVVRELLADLAGLQRSVGFGYPDGRLSVVAGIGSTAWDRLVDGPRPAQLHPFRELRGARHHAPATPGDLIFHIRATRQDLCFSLGSEIMTRLRGSVAVADEVTGFSYLDQRDLLGFVDGTENPVGQEATGAVLIGVEDPAFAGGSYVIVQKYMHDLDAWNRLPVERQEQIIGRRKLTNTELDTPGSHVVLNTLTDPDGTERKILRDNMPFGSPGRSEFGTYFIGYARSPDVTEEMLRHMFLGDGPTSHDRILDFSTAVTGTLFFVPPAGFLDDLADEDELPAASQGSADACDLKGPQAD, via the coding sequence TTGCGCGACCTGCCTCAGCCCGTGCTCAGTCCGCTGACCGCCGCCTCGCTCTTCCTCGTCCTCACCGTCGATCCGGGCGGCGAGCCCGTCGTCCGGGAGCTGCTCGCCGACCTCGCAGGGCTGCAGCGCTCGGTCGGTTTCGGCTATCCGGACGGGCGGCTCAGTGTCGTTGCGGGCATCGGCTCCACGGCCTGGGACCGGCTGGTGGACGGTCCGCGCCCGGCGCAGCTGCACCCGTTCCGGGAGCTGCGCGGCGCCCGCCATCACGCCCCGGCCACCCCGGGCGACCTGATCTTCCACATCCGGGCCACCCGCCAGGACCTCTGTTTCTCCCTCGGCTCGGAGATCATGACTCGGCTGCGGGGCTCTGTCGCCGTCGCCGACGAGGTGACCGGTTTCAGCTATCTGGACCAGCGCGACCTGCTCGGCTTCGTCGACGGTACGGAGAACCCGGTCGGGCAGGAGGCCACCGGCGCCGTACTGATCGGCGTTGAGGACCCGGCCTTCGCCGGGGGCTCCTACGTGATCGTGCAGAAGTACATGCACGACCTCGACGCCTGGAACCGGCTCCCCGTCGAACGACAGGAGCAGATCATCGGCCGGCGCAAGCTCACCAACACGGAGCTCGACACCCCCGGATCGCACGTCGTGCTCAACACCCTCACCGACCCGGACGGTACCGAACGGAAGATCCTCCGCGACAACATGCCTTTCGGCAGCCCCGGCCGGTCCGAGTTCGGCACCTACTTCATCGGCTACGCACGCTCGCCGGACGTCACCGAGGAGATGCTCCGGCACATGTTCCTCGGCGACGGCCCCACGAGCCACGACCGGATCCTCGACTTCTCCACGGCAGTCACCGGGACACTCTTCTTCGTGCCCCCGGCCGGCTTCCTGGACGACCTGGCCGACGAGGACGAGCTGCCGGCCGCATCCCAGGGCTCGGCCGACGCCTGTGACCTGAAGGGCCCTCAGGCCGACTAG
- a CDS encoding urease accessory protein UreF — MSTSSLLLALLGDARLPSGGHTQSAGLEPALRAGTTPADVPAYLRTRLRTVTRVEAGTAVVARAVAADGGDLGAVEAAWAARTPSQALRTNGRRLGRGYLRVLQTLWPGPLDARARTWSRPVVLGLLAHRAAMDPADLARLVGYDDAQTVTAALLKLEPQDPLLITAWVNDLLPDIDEMAGHVAHLHTPEQIPAHGAPLIERWAETHDTTTERLFSA; from the coding sequence GTGAGCACCTCTTCACTCCTGCTCGCCCTGTTGGGCGACGCCCGGCTCCCGTCCGGCGGACACACACAGTCCGCCGGTCTGGAGCCCGCCCTGCGGGCCGGCACGACACCGGCCGACGTTCCCGCCTACCTGCGCACCCGGCTCCGCACGGTCACCCGTGTGGAGGCCGGAACCGCGGTCGTCGCACGGGCGGTGGCGGCCGACGGCGGCGACCTCGGCGCGGTCGAGGCCGCCTGGGCCGCCCGAACCCCCAGCCAGGCGCTGAGGACCAACGGGAGACGCCTGGGGCGCGGGTACCTGCGTGTCCTGCAGACGCTCTGGCCCGGCCCCCTCGACGCTCGCGCACGGACCTGGTCGCGCCCGGTCGTGCTCGGCCTGCTCGCCCACCGCGCCGCGATGGACCCCGCCGACCTGGCCCGCCTGGTCGGGTACGACGACGCCCAGACCGTGACGGCAGCCCTGCTCAAACTCGAACCACAAGACCCGCTGCTCATCACCGCTTGGGTGAACGACCTGCTGCCGGACATCGACGAGATGGCCGGTCATGTCGCCCACCTGCACACCCCCGAACAGATCCCTGCCCACGGCGCCCCTCTCATCGAGCGCTGGGCCGAAACCCACGACACCACCACAGAAAGACTCTTCAGTGCCTGA
- a CDS encoding DUF4344 domain-containing metallopeptidase — MALIRNSRVLERTADWVNRTLTLPHDMVVKVTAAVPPGVTDAVTQPDGRTIFVPPPFLTEIEKALADVVKTVERPAPFPASEYNTNDLTVLSTEFIFGHEMGHALQRQLLLANLGLEEDAADGFASFYTVNEVGPGPSLAAAILFDEIARKEGTPTLEGMSSDHPVTQQRAFNFLCYLEGSDPKKYQQSLVDSGYLPKTRAPSARRRGQCWTTAGGPSSNPTSAGRSGTRVPRSRRRRTGGWSRRHRIWRSASTRSAAVNEVNDAYPVDLVRVVAQQGSGGLSRDRRRGGVQRSTSKINIRTPAPNRGTVSVRDCRAHQVQQGRSRRLQDHHLRHQARLHDRTHVGMWQRGRGRWCGSGARASGRKSPGL, encoded by the coding sequence GTGGCACTGATCCGGAACTCCCGCGTGCTGGAGCGTACGGCCGACTGGGTGAACAGAACACTCACCCTCCCGCACGACATGGTCGTGAAGGTCACCGCCGCCGTGCCGCCCGGCGTCACCGACGCCGTCACCCAGCCCGACGGCAGGACGATCTTCGTCCCGCCACCGTTCCTGACCGAGATCGAGAAGGCCCTCGCCGACGTCGTGAAGACCGTCGAACGGCCCGCCCCGTTCCCCGCGTCCGAGTACAACACCAACGACCTGACCGTGCTGTCGACCGAATTCATCTTCGGCCACGAGATGGGCCATGCCCTGCAGCGCCAGCTCCTCCTGGCGAACCTCGGTCTCGAAGAGGACGCGGCGGACGGCTTCGCGTCCTTCTATACCGTCAACGAGGTCGGGCCGGGCCCGTCGCTGGCCGCCGCGATCCTCTTCGACGAGATCGCACGCAAGGAAGGCACGCCGACCCTGGAGGGCATGTCGAGCGACCACCCCGTTACCCAGCAGCGGGCCTTCAACTTCCTGTGCTACCTGGAGGGCAGCGACCCGAAGAAGTACCAGCAGTCCCTGGTCGACAGCGGCTATCTCCCGAAGACCCGCGCCCCCTCTGCCCGCAGGCGTGGGCAATGCTGGACTACGGCTGGTGGACCCAGCTCCAACCCCACTTCAGCGGGGCGTTCAGGGACCAGGGTGCCGAGGAGCAGAAGAAGGCGCACGGGCGGCTGGTCGCGGAGACACAGGATCTGGCGAAGCGCATCGACGAGATCCGCAGCGGTCAATGAGGTGAATGACGCGTACCCCGTCGATCTCGTCCGCGTAGTCGCGCAGCAGGGTTCCGGGGGACTATCGCGGGATCGGCGCCGAGGCGGTGTGCAACGCTCCACCAGCAAGATCAATATCCGCACACCGGCGCCGAACAGGGGAACGGTGAGTGTCCGAGACTGCCGTGCCCATCAAGTCCAACAAGGCCGTAGCCGACGGCTCCAAGATCACCATCTCCGGCATCAGGCGCGGCTACACGACCGGACGCACGTTGGAATGTGGCAGCGGGGCCGCGGCCGTTGGTGCGGTAGCGGCGCGCGTGCCTCTGGCCGGAAGAGCCCAGGGCTCTGA
- a CDS encoding urease accessory protein UreD, producing the protein MDQDADGARVGLIATRALLLSGDDVRIEVNVAPGAWLDVVEATGTVAYEGAAPSSWTIDADVGDGGVLTWAGMPFVVSDEIASHRGTHLRLHGTGKVLMQEKVVLGRAGQTGGDLSTSLDASDDTGPLQVEYLDLGRQTRQMPGVFGSLRSMDTVTALGWTPEPFGAPDAGSTGPGETYFPLDRSGAVLRWMGIGRFRDELCDPTFAAWREDAMRDYRRQRAAQRLRREAEPCRGEDGHGPAAAITASAAEADRRARRSVAPSA; encoded by the coding sequence ATGGACCAGGACGCCGACGGAGCCAGGGTGGGCCTGATCGCCACCCGGGCGCTGCTGCTATCCGGTGACGACGTCCGCATCGAGGTGAACGTCGCTCCCGGTGCCTGGCTCGACGTCGTGGAGGCGACCGGCACCGTCGCCTATGAAGGCGCTGCTCCGTCGTCCTGGACCATTGACGCCGACGTGGGCGACGGAGGTGTCCTAACCTGGGCAGGCATGCCGTTCGTGGTCTCGGACGAGATCGCCAGCCACCGTGGCACGCACCTCCGGCTGCACGGCACCGGCAAGGTGTTGATGCAGGAGAAGGTCGTGCTGGGGCGCGCCGGGCAGACGGGCGGGGATCTGTCCACGTCCCTGGACGCGAGCGACGACACCGGGCCGTTGCAGGTGGAATACCTGGACCTGGGACGGCAGACCCGTCAGATGCCAGGCGTCTTCGGGAGCCTTCGTTCCATGGACACGGTCACCGCCCTGGGATGGACGCCCGAGCCGTTCGGGGCACCGGACGCGGGCAGCACCGGACCCGGAGAGACCTACTTTCCCCTGGACCGGTCCGGGGCCGTGCTGCGGTGGATGGGAATCGGCCGGTTCCGTGACGAGCTGTGCGATCCCACCTTCGCCGCCTGGCGCGAGGACGCCATGCGCGACTACCGACGCCAACGCGCTGCACAGCGCCTGCGCCGCGAAGCAGAGCCCTGCCGCGGAGAAGACGGTCACGGCCCGGCCGCAGCCATCACGGCATCCGCGGCCGAGGCAGACAGACGTGCCCGGCGGTCCGTGGCCCCTTCAGCCTGA